The Colias croceus chromosome 21, ilColCroc2.1 genome window below encodes:
- the LOC123701516 gene encoding uncharacterized protein LOC123701516, which translates to MDAVYPAAASALTRGRRRRRNEPRLRHHTMPVTFAEIKEVDEEKDTEEKVTSAASASNVSASVEDRRRRLDMFDDSLGRQFDDSLGRQFAEFRNRRNRRRRDVIREPEEEHTEPSSESHPNPT; encoded by the exons ATGGACGCAGTGTACCCCGCGGCGGCATCCGCGCTGACCCGCGgccggcgccggcgccgcAACGAGCCGCGCTTGCGGCACCACACTATGCCTGTCACCTTTGCCGAAATTAAG GAAGTGGACGAAGAAAAAGACACGGAAGAGAAAGTGACGAGCGCAGCAAGCGCTTCAAATGTGTCGGCCAGTGTGGAGGATCGCCGCCGCCGACTGGACATGTTCGACGACTCGCTCGGCCGACAGTTCGACGACTCGCTCGGCCGACAGTTCGCCGAATTTCGCAACCGTAGGAATCGCAGACGCCGTGACGTCATCCGCGAACCAGAGGAGGAGCATACGGAACCAAGCTCTGAATCACATCCTAACCCCACTTAG